The Hermetia illucens chromosome 2, iHerIll2.2.curated.20191125, whole genome shotgun sequence genomic interval aaagcggtccacaaacatatatgggcctctctagacgggaccactttcaaccaaattgaccacgtgttgatcgaacgccgccacctctcagccttgatgattgtcagaacatataaggggagccaatacagactcggatcactacctcgttgacatggtgttccgagcttgaataacaacaccacccaaaatcccctatgacaataaggtgagagtgaatactgaagccatccacaagacAGTCCTCTGCAACACCAACATAAGAGGCAAGTGGATGccataataaccgcagtcaacagagatcctagagatgaagcatcaacaaatgatcttcacaaccacctgaagaacgttatcgttgatacggccacaaacatacttggcctcggccgtaaaaagagtcggaacggctggtttgacggtgatcataagctagctacggaacggaagaatgccgcatgccgagtaatgttgcattctcaaagaacacgggcacgcgcggagacttatcacggactCTAtctagcggagaagcgacttcacagacggaaaaaggaagcctggaagaaccaacagctctgtcaactcgaaaaatacagggagcaaccgcaccaggcgcggaagttttaccaacaagtcagcaggacgaagcgttatacacctcgatgctcatcctgccgagacaaagagggaaatctgattttcgacatattggaccgatgggttgaatattttgatgaactgctcaacaaccaaaatatcggcgatttggaggtcccgccaactgaagacgacggacaaatgctgccaccaccaagcataaaagaaacagtccgtgcaattcatcggcttaaaaatcatgaatcgccaggagccgaattggttaaatatggaggcgaccaattacaccaagtggttcattaactgatgctCAACGTgtagacaacgaatcaatgcctgatgactggcaatgaggcattatctgtctcatacataaaaagagggagatcacacagtgcagcaattatagaggtatcacgttgctgagtaccatctacaagatattcttctctaccttgctaggccagatagtcccatacgcccacaacatcagaTGCAAAAAGAGCTTGCATACAAGGAAGAGTGAAAAAATATCAAACTGGCTATCCAGTCGAGCAAAAGGGAATGTTTaagaagctttgctttgaggCAGATTTAAATTCATggaggagcgcctatagaatcatgatggggcgattcatAGAGCGGTCAACTCCTcaaatcacgtgccctaccatcttgttgaaaatcatccaaggaATAGTCCACCAGCAAGAGAGGGGCGCTGACACCTTTCAGAGATCTGTAAATATGACGGCAATTTCGGAAGTGACCACTGATGGGCTGTTTCAGGCCTGGACGGAATACccaatagggcccttaagctcgccgtaaaatccaggccggacatgttcgctgaattgttcgaaatGGCATTGCTGCTGTAACCCTCCAAGCTGTCTTCCTATAGATGAATACATTTTCTAGAATgctggagcgggtaatttataatagattgatACCGATGGTCGTGAGCCCGGGAGGCATTTCAGATCAGCAGTATGGGTTGCATGAAGCCGGATCAACCATTGACTGCCGATAGCTGGGGTGTGACAAAAGAATATgctgtttccgcgggtgtcctacagggctctgtacttgaTTGCTTAATCTCCGGCTCTCAGAGGAatccacggtggtgggttacgctgtcGACATAGCACTGATTATGGTCGCAAATCATCTCGAATATACTGAGTTATACTTATGtcaagcaatcagtgctgttaacggttggctagagagttctgctCTGACGTTTGCGGAGAAAAAAAAGAGGTGGTCATCATCACCAAGTgcggtgaaagaaattatcccgTGTTCAAATTAGGCATTTTATCAGCACTTtcaagccggtcatcaaatacttgagagtggCGATGGACgcaaagctcagttataagtcACAAGTGCAGTCCGCCATAATCTCAATTCagacccgtataattttcaccactGGCCCGGATGTCCTCTCTATGGCCCTGGTTAACGTTCATAATCCGATTGCAATCTACCGAAGAGCACTGAAACTGTGCTCTACCcttaggactgtctcagatgatgcagagttcgtcatctcgggaatgatgctatGCTTGTCAtatggcagatgagatgacgaacttATACAATGCAAGGCCTATCTCTTCTTTATCGCAGACAAAGAACGTCGAAAGAAAGATATCTGTAAATATATAGCAAGAACGTTGGGAACGAGTCCGAAAGAATCGGGTCAGCTCTGTGATCAAAGAGCAGCTGGAGAAACGGCAGGGTCAGAGTGATTATTTTACTTGCgcagtttctcatgggacaGAGAGTATATCGCTAggacctgcacaggtttaaactggatacctcactcgATTATCCAAATTACGATGGACTCACCctgtgggtttttttttctagtgTCCATGATTTGtagcagaaaggaagaaccaaaaggagactctaagagaggcgctagtaccagaaaatcgtcaagaggattgggaccagatcaattccatgatcgcatctgtccagagcaaactgcaaaAATAGAGGGgacgagaaaagcgcggttatgtACGCCGCATAGAAACAAAAGGTGAGCTAATTTcgccccgtgatataatacctcATGGTGGTTCCACGAGTCGTGGGAGTCcctggtgattttagtgggtaaaaatcccacaaaatttccacctcctcaataaaaaaaaacagaagaagacATAAACAGAGatactgaatcgattttaataaagttttgtttcacacgaaactttaaaaataaagtACGTCTATCCGTAGGAATTGCCTTCATTTAGATCAAGGAGGAAGCTTCGAATCAAGAATTGTTAAAACTGATGTGAGATATTAGGCATGCGGAAAACAGTATTGCATCCACTATCAGATGAAATGAAAGGCAATTGAAGAgtgtgtggcgcagcagggttaacaacattcgaaattcatttcgaatgttgttaatttgattgacagttgccgacgccggtgttctccgtggcggagtaggccttgatttgtgaggaaaaataattgaaagtaaAATGTTAATAATGCCATTTGGGATTTCAAGAAGGAGTTGTAAATATtgatgtaaataaaaataaaatgtttttaatttaaactaAAAATGCAAAAGCGTCTTGACCACCCAACAGAGAGATGTTCCGTATCGACCAGTAGCTGCAATTTCAGCAACCCCACGGAAATGAGAGCTGAAATTCAAGAGCAATTAAACGTTAGCCGATTCTTTTGAAAAGGATTTTCCCATATTCAACCCCTTGGGTAGTTTCCATATTTCAAAATCATTGCATTCATAGTATCACATGCGTGTGCATTTCATTCACAACAACTCTACCATCATTAACTTTTCGCTAACTGAATTTTATCACATTTTAGTGGTTTCATTTAACACTTCGTGTAAATATGGCAAATCAACTTTAATGCGAATGAAATAGCACACACCCAGCGGCAGGGGCGCCTCAGCCCCCGGCCTTGGAGCGTCAACCATGGGACAATCCAACCAAATTTTTCTACTGGAACCATATTAACTCCGCATCCAGAGAACATCAAAAAGCGCTTGTTAATTCGTTCCACCGCACCAGGAAAAAATCAGTCCCCGAGCGTCAACAGGACGAGCGAAAAAAGTCGAGAACCAGCACTCATTCCACGCAGCCAGGACAAGGATCATggacaataaaataataatattatattaacaCTAGCCACACGAATAAATGGATATAAATCAATTAACGCAAagattattaatacaaatacaAAATCATTAGGCAGAGAATGGAAGAGAATGGAATCAACAGCTCGTAGTGGTGCCACGGCCACTGTGGCTGGTCGACGGGCGGGCTCGGGACCTGCACAAAATGAACCCCGACGAGAAGTTGCACTGCGAGTCTGTGGCCCAGCCCATCGGCTACACGCAGCTCAGACCCCGCCCCTTGGAATTGCATGAATTGAGCTGTGTAGGGAGGGAGGTGCGCATGGCTGTGCAGACACAGGGTGACTCGCAGTCGGTGTGGTGTTGCTCGCAGGGTCGATTTGCAGCCCTTCCAGTCTGACAGCAACACACGCTTCCGTTGCGACGCAGCATAAGGCGTTCCTGGCGATAATTTCTGTTCATTGGATTCGCCTTTAGTCCTCCATAATCTGCTTGAAATATGACAGACACTGCGTGGAAGGGCGCGGAGTCCAcctcttcgttttccagttgAGTCGTCATCGAGAGCAGTGGCGACTGGCGAGCGACTACCTTTCAGCCTTTAAACGCGACGAACAGTGATTGTGTTTGCATTAGTGTTTAATTTAAGTGCAACAAACACACTCCAGTGCCGCTCCACCACGACCACGAGTGCGCTACTGTTTGTCCATCTGAGTCTTTTTTCCATGCACGGCCGCAAGTGGCTCCAGGCCCAGTCCGAAGGGGAGTAGTCAGCCAGCCCGCCCCCTTGTTAAGCGACCATTAAGTACTTAGGCGAACGTGACGAAGTGTATGTTAGTTAAATAAGTTCGAAAGGTGCGAATATCAAGTAACTCGCTGGCCCGGCTGCTTCCTTGCCGTGACCATTGAAAGTAATTTGTTGCGAGTGGAGCGTCCGAGCGGCTTCGTCAGTCCTAGGCCTACTCGATCGGGTGCAGGTACCTTGTCCTTTGTCGTGTGTGAATCTGACCGGAAGTCGACCTGAGTTGATAACAATTTCACAGTCCATTCAGGCAGTTAATTAGGCAGTTCGATTGCTTCCTTATTGCTTCAGGCGCGGTGCAGTGAACAAGTCGCGAGTGGTTCAGGAAGTTACTGTGCGGAGACGGCGGATTAGAAGGATAATTGCCATATCCCGGATAGTCGCGAGTGTTGTAATGAATCTAAATTGTGCCATTTTGTGATAACAGCATCAATCTGGGTAGCCCGTATATCAATGTGGCGGGCTCTGATAGCCCAAAACTGAGTGGACTTTCGCATCATCTCGCCTCGAATTTTGTGTCGAACGCGGCGGCGGCGGCCAGCAAACCGTTCCCCGGCTTCCCATTGCAACCTGCGTCCGCCTTCAATTTCGCAGCGTTTAGATCGCCCGGCACCGGAAGCGGAATAATCAACCCTAGCGCGGCGGCTGCAGCTGCAGTTGCAGCCCATGGCTTTTCGCCCTTCGCGAGTCAGTTCATTACGGGTGCATCCAACCCTCAGTCGGTTTTCAATTATAACCATTGCCAAAACTACCGGGACGAGAACAGTTCGAATTCGATAGAGTTCAATCAATCGGTGAAATACATGCGACAGAACAGTTCCAGCCCCGCGAATCAGTACACAGGAGCTAGTAACAGCCCCGTCCTAGAAACCCCCAGTGACTATCAACCTTTCAAGCCTAACAAGGACAGTGGTAATTATCATAGTAGTTGCATAAATAATAACACTATCGAGCGAAACAACACAGACTCCTCCGGACCCATAAACCACCGTCTCGAGGACTCGGCGACAATAACGTCCTGCCTTCAGTCGGAAAGTCCTGAATTGAACAATCACCGTTATGAGAACAATAACAGTCCTGTAGACAGTGCCCAATCATATCCTGTGAGTCAGAAAAGTAGTGAGGATACAGGTGGACAGAGTCCACCTCCCGGTGGCGACAGCTTGGATACACGTAGTCCTGAGAATTTGTCGAGTAAGCGTTTTAGCGATTATCCTTCGCCGAAAATCGCTGTACCCGAAATGTTGGAACATAAATTGCCATTGAGCTTCCTTGGGCCACCACTAGCCGCCCTACACTCCATGACAGAAATGAAATCGCCTGGCGGTCCACCACGTCTCAATGAACATGGACCGTTGGGGGGTGGAAGTGCGGGTGTAGGCGGGGGAATTGGTGCAGGATTGGGTGCAACACAAACATCAACACAGAATTCACATGGTACGGCCAATCCGCATGGTATTGATACGATATTGTCACGACCGCCACCTGTAACGTCGAATGGGCTCAATGCTCTGGCTGGAGGTGAGTTTAGACTATTATGATGATATGTGATGATTAGATAAGGATAAGATGTTGAAAACCGTACGAGAGTTCATCAGTTGCCTGGAAATTGCTATTTTCACTCCTAACAAGAAGGTCCTTTTATTTGTCTCTCAGCTGCAATCATTTAGTATATCAACGtaggaattattattattctgttaagggaaagtcgcaccgcgtccttaaagaactattgtgctccttttacttGTTATAGGAATACCttgacaccaaaatttacatgaATTAAGGACAAGGACGCGTTTTAGAGAGATAATGGATTCACTAGTGTGGAAGTAacatttttgttgaatttcctAAAGCATTAACCTTTCTTAGAACAAAAAAATAGTAGGCGAAGTAAGACCTTCTCCGGATACTTTAGTATACACAGGTTACACTACTGGGGTCGATGTAGCCTCATCTCTTCCAAAGGAGTATGATACCACATAATATTAGGAATAtgataccatatattataatatctaTTTTTGATGCTGATTTCATCCGAACGACTTCGGCTGCAGTCGAGCTATACTCACATC includes:
- the LOC119649386 gene encoding homeobox protein Nkx-6.2, encoding MRQNSSSPANQYTGASNSPVLETPSDYQPFKPNKDSGNYHSSCINNNTIERNNTDSSGPINHRLEDSATITSCLQSESPELNNHRYENNNSPVDSAQSYPVSQKSSEDTGGQSPPPGGDSLDTRSPENLSSKRFSDYPSPKIAVPEMLEHKLPLSFLGPPLAALHSMTEMKSPGGPPRLNEHGPLGGGSAGVGGGIGAGLGATQTSTQNSHGTANPHGIDTILSRPPPVTSNGLNALAGGGMPRFSIAAAAAGMAQYLSQSQGGPLKAHSGHIVDRSHLYWPGLQGLVANPIAWRDRITSSMSASLSQAHHNAEKDGKKKHTRPTFSGQQIFALEKTFEQTKYLAGPERAKLAYALGMTESQVKVWFQNRRTKWRKKHAAEMATAKRKQEELGDGDEECSEALDSDSESLDLGEPGRKRSRLEDDMRQ